A window of Acetomicrobium sp. S15 = DSM 107314 genomic DNA:
ATTTCTGCCACATAGCCGCCTGAGTTTATGCCCAACCCTATCACGCCCGAAGTGAAAGCCGGGAGGTTCAACCCCAGCGACGGAAGGCCAAAATAAATGAAGAAGAGCTGTATGAGCAGAGGAGTGCCGCGGATGACATAGACGTAGGCCGCGGCGAGCATTCTGAGCGGCAAAGCGAAAGGGAGGACCCTCAATGCTCCCATCACGACGCCTATGGCCAACCCCAACAGCACAGCTACGATAGAGGCGCGGATCGTGATCAAAGTCCCCGCGCCGAACATATGCAAATACGGCAATACGGCAGAGAAGTCTAACACCTCGAACCTCCTATTCGACCACGAGAGTTTTGCCGAAGTGAGGCAAAAGCCTCTGCAAAAATAACTGCGTCCTGGCCTGCTTCGGCCTCACGAAGATTTCGTGAGGCGGACCTTCTTCTACGATAACTCCCTCATCCATAAATATTACACGGCTTGAGACGTCTTTGGCGAATAACATTTCGTGGGTGATGATGATCATGGTCATGCCGCTGTGCGCGAGTTGGGCGATCACCTCGAGCACCTCCCCGACCAGCTCCGGATCGAGAGCGCTGGTCGGTTCGTCGAAGAGCATGATTTTGGGCTCCATGGCCAGGGCCCTCGCTATGGCGACCCGTTGCTGCTGGCCTCCCGAAAGCTGAGACGGCCGCGCGTTGAGCTTGTCTCCAAGCCCTACGCGGTGCAGGAGTCTCACGCCTACCTCCTCGGACTGCTCGCGCGTGAGGCCTTTTACCTTTGTAGGAGCCAGCGTAACGTTTTGGAGCGCCGTGAGATGGGGAAAGAGGTTGAACTGTTGAAATATCATGCCGACCATCCCCGACAATTCGCGGTTGCTGATCTTTTTGTCGTCGATCCTGTTGCCGTAGAGACAAACTTCTCCATCGTCTATGTCCTCGAGCTTGCACAGGCAGCGCGCCAGCGTGCTTTTGCCCGAGCCGCTCGGACCTATAACCGAGATGACCTCTCCCTCTTCTACCTCTAAGTCGATCCCTTTCAATACGTGAAGGTCGCCGAAACGCTTATGAAGGTTTCGTGCCTGTATGGCCTTTGTCAACCATTTCACCTCCCGATGTCATTCTACTACGTATGTGGGTTTATACTTACATCGGTGCACAATTGGAGGGGTTCGTGTTATGTGGAAAATCGCCTTTTGGGTTCTCTTTTCGGCGGCAGCGTCGTGGGAGGTAATCCTTCACGCGTTGGAGTGGAGGCATTTAAAGACGTTAGAGGGTGGGCCGCCTCAGGAGATGATTCACATTTTGCCCGATAATTATAACTGGCACAGAGGGATTAAATATGCCCAAGATCACCTGCGCTTGTGCCTCGGGGAGACGATTTCGGCCTACGTCCTAATGGCCGTTGCCATAGAAAGCGGCCTCTACGCTGCGTTGAGCTCGTGGGCAGGGATGACCTTTACCTCTCCCTTCTTGGCGGGTTTGATCTTCGGTGTCGTGGCCTCGGCGGCCGTTTGGCTCGTGCAGCTTCCCTGGGAATGGAACGAAGCCTTCCGCGTCGAGGAATCGTACGGCTTCAATCGGGCTTCGCCGGCGCTCTTCTGGCGGGACCAGCTCATCAAGTTGTCGTTTTTGTGTGCGATCGGTGGAGGGTTACTGGGATCCCTCACATGGCTTTTGGAAAAGCCTCTTTGGCCCTTGTGGGGCTTTTTGCTCCTTTCCGGCGTAGAGCTGTTCTTTGTGGCCTTTTTACCACTTATCGTCGTGCCGCTATTTTGCAAGTTGGGTCCTCTGCAGGACGAGGCCCTACGTGAGCAGATCGAGGGCCTCCTTCAAAGCGTCGGTTTTCGGCCGGCCAAAGTTTTGGTGGCGGATGCCTCGAAGAGATCCCTTCACGGCAATGCCTTCCTGGCAGGATTGGGGAGGGCGAAGAGAGTGGTCCTTTTCGATACGCTGATGCGCTCCTTTCCCCATCAGGAGATATTGGCTATCATAGGGCATGAGCTCGGACATTGGAAACGTCGCCACGCGGCAAACCGTTTGGGCCTGTTGCTATCATTTCAGGCCTGCGCTTTTTTCTTTTTATGGGCGGCCATGACGTCGCCTCTTTTTACCGCATCTTTTGGCCTGGAAGGATTTTATCATGGGAGTCTTGGCCTTGCCGTCGCGATGCTGGGGTTTATCTCCACGCTCTCCTTCCAGCCGCTCCTTTCTTCCAGGGCGCGAAAGGAGGAGTTCGAGGCCGATGTCTTTGGCGCTGAATATGCTGGCAGAGAAGCGATGATGGAGGCTCTCCGCCGCCTTTCCTCGGAAAATCTCGCATGGAGCCCGCCACACAAGTTGTACGCTGCCTGGTATCACAGCCATCCTTCTATGCTCGAACGGCTCCTTCTTTTATCCGACTGGAAAAGGTGCAGCGTTGCACAATAATTTATTGGGGGTGATCCCTTGCTTTCATGTGGCATCATCGGCCTTCCCCTATGCGGGAAGACCACGATATTCAACGTAATCACCAAGGCAGGGGCTGAAGTGAAGCCCTATGCGAGCGGCAGGGTTGACCCGAACAGGGCGATCGTGCCCGTCCCAGATAAGCGCTTGGATCGCCTCGCGAAAGCCTTTGATCCGAGGAGAGTGGTGCCGGCGACGGTTGAGTTCGTAGACTTGGCCGGAATTGCGAAAGACGCCGGCAAGGGAGCCGGTTTGGGCGTCTCCTTCCTCTCCTTCGTTGAGAAGAGCGATGCTTTGATCCACGTGCTTCGCGCCTTCAGAGATCCCAATGTGCCTCATCCCGAGGGCAGGATAGACCCAGCGGAGGATTGGGAGATAGTGGAGATGGAGCTCATCTTGAGAGACCTATCGGCATGCGAGAGCCGCATCAAGGGATTGCGCGGCAAGAAGCGCCTTCAACCGGAAGACGAGTCGGAGCTCTCCCTTTTGGGGCGCTGTCGCGCTCACCTCTTGGAGGGGCGCCCGTTGAGGGAGGAGAGCTTTGCTCCCGAAGAGGAGAAGAGGCTCAAGGGTTTTTCCTTCCTCACCAGCAAGCCTGAGCTTCTGGCCTTGAACTTGGACGAAGATCAGACGAGAGATGATCTTATCCCGGGATGTGAGAGGCTATATGAGTTGACCTCTCAAAGAGGCCTCGAGCTGGTCAAAGTCTACGGTCGCCTGGAGATGGAGATGGCCGAGCTTTCACCCGAAGAGGAATCGGAGTTTGCGAAGAGCGCCGGCATAGAGGAACTGGGTAGAGAACGCCTCATAAGATTTGCTTACCGCATTTTGAAACTTATTTCCTTCTTTACCGTTGGAAAGGATGAAGTCAGGGCATGGACCATACGGGACGGAAGCACAGCGGTCGAGGCAGCAGGAGCCATCCACACGGACATGGCCAAGGGCTTCATAAGGGCCGAGGTGGTTCATTACGAAGATTTCGCTGCCCACGACTTTTCCAAACAGAGGTGTAGGGAGAAGGGATTGTTACGCCTTGAGGGGCGGGATTACGTCGTTCGCGACGGAGATATCGTAGAGATCAGGTTTAATGTGTGAGGAGGAATGACAATGGCGTATCGCGGAATCGCTTTGACCATAGCTGGCAGCGACTCGGGCGGAGGCGCTGGGATTCAAGCGGATTTGAAGACCTTCGCAGCCTTTGAGGTTTTTGGCACCACGGCCATCACAGCTATTACGGCGCAGAACAGCTTGGGCGTACACGGCATATTTGACGTCCCTCCGGAGATGGTGGAAGCACAGATAGATGCCGTGCTCTCCGATTTCACCGTTGGCGCTGCGAAGACCGGCATGCTCAGCAGGAGTGAGACCGTGAGGGCCGTATGTGATGTCCTGAGGCGGCACCGTTTCGCTGCGCTCGTGGTGGATCCAGTTATGATAGCCCAAAGCGGCGATACCTTGATAGATAATCCTGCCGTCGAAGCTTTGAAAGAGGAGCTATTTCCCCTCGCCTACATCGTTACGCCGAACGTGCCGGAGGCCGAGCGGCTCACGGGGCTATCGGTGGAGGATGAAGAAGGTATGGAAATAGCCGCTCGAGAAATAGCGCAGATGGGCCCTCGGGGAGTGCTGGTGAAGGGCGGACACTTGCCGGGCAAGGACGTGGTCGACCTGTTCCTCTGGGATGGAAAGGTGACCCGCTTTACCCATTCGCGCATCGATACCGAAAACACCCACGGCACGGGTTGCACGCTGAGCGCTGCCATAGCTGCGGGGATCTCCGCGGGGGTGGATGTGCTGGCAGCCGTAGATGCAGCCCGTCGGTATGTCCGCAAGGCCATGGAGGAAGGCTTTAAGGGAGGCAAGGGTTACGGCTGCCTCTGCCACATAGTGAAGGAGTGGTAAATGCCATGTCCTGGAGCGTTTCCGATGTAGCAATGGCATGGAGTGCAATACGCCCTCGTAATCCTCTCATCTATCACATCACGAATGCCGTGGCCATGAACGAACAGGCGCACGTCATGCTCGCCGTAGGTGCCTCTCCCATAATGTCCTGGAACCCGCTCGAGGCAGGGGAGTTGACGAGGGCATGCGACGGCGTATTGGTGAACATCGGGACGCCGACCCGCGAGAGCGCGGAGGCCGCTTTTGTAGCTGTCGAAGAGGCTCGTTCTGCAGGAAAGCCGCTTCTGTTCGATCCTGTGGGTTACGGTGCTACAACGCTGAGGAGCGAACTTGTAGAGAGGCTTATCGAAAGCGGTGCGCCGACCATAGTAAAGGGGAACGGATCGGAGATCTCGCTCCTCGCCGGCGCGGGAGGTGCGATTCGCGGCGTCGACGCAGTCGAAACGGGGGATAGCGCAAAGGCCGCCGCGGGTGTAGCCAAAAAGTTTCGTTGCTTGGCTATAGCTACAGGCAAAGATGACTACGTGAGCGACGGGAAACAGGTATGGGTGGTGCACGGTGGCCACGTCTGGCTTAAATCGTTAACGGGCTCGGGATGTTGGGCGGGTTCGCTCGTTTTGGCTGCCGCCATCTCTTGCGGCGATAAATTTTTGGGCAGCGTGGCGGCCTTGGTGGCCTTCGGCATCGCCGCAGAAAAGGCGGCCACTGTCTCCAGCGGTCCTGGCACCTTTAGGGCCAGTTTGTTCGACGCTCTCTCGTCTCTGACGCCTTGCGATTTTGAGGCTGCTGGCGTCCGCTGGGATAAAAGGCAAGCTTTCTGACTTTTATATACATGTCTAATCTTGGATAATGGGTCTCAGCGCGCGTTCTAAGACCTTTTGCCACGAAGGAAGAGACTTCAGGGAAAGCTTATGAGGGTTAATCTGTGCGATAAACAAGGTCTCTTTCTGATGGCTCTTTATCCTGCTGGCTAAATTGTCTAAAGAATTGCCGCCGCAGCAGATAGAACTCCTCGGAATTTCCGCCTCTTTCCCTACCAAGGCCCAGCTGCGCTCCGATATAGAGCCTATGACGAGACCGCGTACGGGTTCACCCCTGTGAGAGGGGGTGCTGACGTTTACTATTGCGCCGTCGCGTGAAATCACGACGCATCCCGTTGGGTAGTCGACCACTATCTCGCTCATGAGCGGCGCAAGGTTCGGATCGAGTTTGGCCCCTGCCTCACCTTTCAAGATTTCGAGGGCCTCGACCGGGAGAAATGCCGGCCGGTATGGCCGGTCGGAGATCAAAGCGTCGTACGTGTCGGCTACGGTGACGAGGCGGACTACTTCTGGGATCTCTTCTCCCTTCAAAAGTACGCCGCTTGCGGGGCCGTAGCCTGTCCCATTCCAGTGTTGGTGATGATGAAGCACAATGCCTCGCGCCAGCGGCATGATTGTGGGGGTTTTTCTCATGATCTCCCATCCCCACTGAGGGTGCATCTTCATGATCTCCCACTCTTCGGCGCTCAACGGTCCCGGTTTGTTCAAGATTTCCGGCAATATGCGCACCTTTCCTATATCGTGAAGCAGTGCCCCTATCCCCAAGTCGAGGCGGGTCTGAAAGTCGGGATATGTTATAAAGCCATTTTCGGCGGCTACTCGCATTAGTGCCAGGGAGATGAGCGTGGTCATCCAAGAGTGTTCATAGGTGTACTCATCATGGTTCGCCAAGTGCTTCATATCCGAAAATACAAGATTGCTCGCGGAAAATATACTCTCTATTACGGAAGCGATCTCCTCGGTGACCTCGTAAAGAACATCCTCCGGCAAGGCCTTTTTTGATCGGGCGAAATCGTAAATCTCCCTTATCTGCCTGCGCACTTTGAGGGCTATGTTCGATGGAGTGAGCGCTTCGTCGGCTTCTTCTTCGTCCGAAGGGAGTAGGACCTTGATGGATAGAATGCCGTGGCGCCTCAGGCTCTCTATCCTCTGGCGGGAAAGCCTCGTACCCCGCGCGAGGAGGAGCTGTCCGCCATCGCCCAAGACATCTATGGCGACCATCATCCCTGGTTGTAAGCTTTCGATTGGCACGACGAGCGGCAATTTGTAACCCCCATTCAGCGGCAGAGAAAGAGTTTTGTTTTCATATGGTCATAGCCCACGATTTGATATCTTATCATTAGCTCGCGCAAGATGAATGCGCCTAATGGCGTAATCCGATCAGCTCGAATGGGTCTTAAGTCCTAAGCCAAAAGAAAGCGACATTTGCCATTTGACGCAATTTAATATAACAGCCATAATTATTTGCGAAAGGGCGTGCTGGGCGGTGAAGATGTTGAAGAAAACCCCATTGTACGAAGAGCATCTGAAATTGAAGGCGAAAATGGTAGAGTTTCATGGTTGGCTTTTGCCGCTTCAGTATTCCGGCATTCTGGCGGAGCATAACGCCGTGCGGAATGCAGCTGGCCTCTTCGATGTCTCTCACATGGGGGAGATCATCGTTAAAGGTGAAGGCAGCGAGGCTTCCCTTCAGCGCATTCTCACGAATGACATTTCAGCGATGAAGCCAGGACGGGTGCTTTATTCCCCTATGTGTTATCCCGATGGCGGCATCGTCGACGATCTTCTCGTTTATAAGCTCGGCGAAGGAAGATTTTTGTTGGTGGTCAATGCCGCGAACGTGGAAAGGGATTACCAGTGGCTACTTTTACACGCATCTGGCGCGGAAATCGAGGACGTCTCAGACCAATATGCCCAACTTGCCCTCCAGGGGCCCAATTCTTTGGAAATTCTCCAGAGGCTCACACCTCAACCACTTAACGAGATAGGATTCTATCGATTCGAACCCAACGTATCGATAGGGGGCACAAGCGCGCTCCTTTCGCGCACCGGTTATACCGGAGAGGACGGCTTTGAGATATACCTCGACGCAACCGAGGCGCCTATCCTATGGCAGCGCCTGCTCGACGCCGGTTCGTCTCTCGGGTTAGTGCCGGCCGGATTGGGTGCCAGGGACACGCTGAGGTTTGAGGCTTGCCTACCCCTTTACGGGAATGAACTTTCAGAAAGGGTGACGCCCCTTGAAGCCGACCTTGATCGCTTTGTCAAGTTCAGTAAAGATTTCATAGGCAAGGAAGCGTTGTGGGCGCAAAAGGAAGGAGGGGTGAAACGGCGAATAGTGGGGCTTGAGCTGTTGGACCCGGGCGTCCCTCGTCAGGGATATGAGGTGCGCGCAGATGGCAAGGCCGTCGGCCTCGTCACGTCGGGCAATTTTGCGCCTTACTTGAAGAAGTATTTGGCCTTGGCCCTCTTAAATTCGGATTTTTCTCGCGAGGGCCAAAAGCTTTCGGTGTTAATAAGAGACAAGGAGCATAGGGCTATAGTCGTTCCAACTCCTTTTTATCGCAGAAGCGGGAAGGTTTAGATTTTTTAAAAAGGAATCAATCACAGGAGGTGTCGAGAGTGGCAGAATTTCCGTCAGAACTGAAGTATGCGGAGACGCACGAATGGGTGAGGGTCGAAGGTAAGAAGGCATATGTCGGCATCAGTGACTACGCCCAGGATGCGCTCGGCGACGTCGTTTACGTGGAGCTGCCGGAGGTGGGTAAGGTCGTAAAGGCGGGAGACCAACTGAGCTCCGTCGAGTCTGTGAAGGCTGCTTCTGACATATACGCGCCCGTCTCCGGCAAAATTGTCGAGGTGAACGAGTCCCTCAAGAGCGACCCCGCGCTCCTGAATAGCGATCCCTACGGCGCGTGGATCGCCGCCATCGAGATGAGCGATCCCTCCGAGCTCGATTCGCTTCTGGATGCCGCTGCCTACCGAAGGTTGTGCGAAGAGTCGTAGCCATGCGATACATACCCAACACCCAGGAGCAACGCGCGCAGATGCTCGAGGCCCTGGGCCTTTCCTCTGCGGAAGACCTCTTTTCGTGCATCCCAGAGGACGTTCGCTTTAAAGGGACGCTCAACCTGCCCGGGGCCCTTTCGGAGATGGAGCTCGTTTCTCACATGCAGGCCTTGGCCGACTCAGATTTAAACCTCGATGCGTGCGCCTGTTTTTTGGGGGCCGGCGCCTACGACCATTACGTCCCGGCAGCGGTCGATCAGATCCTATTGCGCCAGGAGTTTTATACGTCTTATACGCCTTATCAGCCGGAGATCAGTCAGGGGACGTTGCAGGCGCTCTTTGAATATCAGACAATGATATGCGACATTACGGGTATGGATGTGTCCAACGCTTCCATGTATGACGGGGCTTCGGCCTTGGCGGAAGCTTCGATAATGGCCTGCAGCATTACCGGTAGAAGTCGTGTGCTCATGGCCAGGTCAATACATCCTGAGAGCAGGCAGGCCGTAAGATCCTATGTGACGTTCAGAGATATGGAAGTAGAGGAGTTCGGCTACGTAAACGGACAGGCGAATTTAGAGGAGTTGGAAGAAAAGGTTTCGCCCGACACCGCTGCGGTGCTTGTACAAAACCCCAACTTCTTCGGCGTCGTCGAACCCTTAGAGGCGATCGCCGAGATCGCCCACCGCCATGGCGCCCTCTTCGTTGCAAGCGTGGACCCTATTTCGCTTGCGCTCCTTAAATCCCCCGGAGAGAGCGGTGCGGATATAGCCGTAGGAAGCGGTCAACCTCTTGGAAACTCCATCTCCTTCGGGGGCCCTCACTTCGGTTTTTTGGCCGCTAAAGAGAGGTTCGTGCGTCGCATGCCTGGTCGTATAGTGGGAATTGCGCACGACAAGAACGGCAAACGTGGCTTCGCTCTCACCCTCCAGGCTCGAGAGCAGCACATCAGGCGCGAGAAGGCCACGTCTAACATATGCACGAATCACACGCTCAACGCCATAGCCGCAGCGATATACCTCTCTCTCATGGGAAGAGACGGTTTGGTCAAAGTCGCCGAGCTTTGCCAAAAGAAGGCCCGATACGCATACGAAGCCCTCACAGGGCTCGGCAAATTCAAGCCCGCTTTTTCGACCCCCTTCTTTAGGGAATTCGTCCTGTTGAGCACCGAACCCGTGGGAAATCTCAATCGACGCCTCTTGGGTGAAAAGATCATAGGCGGGTATCCGCTGTGGAAGGATTACCCCGAGATGCCAGACGGTTGGCTCTTGGCGGTCACGGAAAAGAGGAGTTGCGAGGAAATAGATCGCCTCGTGAGGGTCGCGGGAGGTGCTTCGTCATGAGAGACCCTGAGAAGCTCATATTCGAGATGGGATCCCCTGGGCGAGTCGGTTATTCCCTTCCTTCCTGTGATGTGCCTGAACTTCCAGAACCGTTGTTTACATCCGAAGAGCATAGGCGAAAAAGCGCTTTGAATCTTCCCGAGGTGAGCGAGGTCGACGTGGTTCGCCACTTCACGAGGTTGTCGCAGCTCAATTACGGCGTAGACTACGGCTTTTACCCCTTAGGATCGTGCACTATGAAATACAATCCGAAGGTGAACGAAACCGTGGCGCGCCTCTCTGGTTTTTCCCGCATTCATCCGTACCAACCCGAGGAGACGGTTCAAGGGGCATTGAGGCTCATGCACGAGCTCGGGGGGATGCTCTCCGAGATAACGGGGATGGCCGCCTTTTCGCTGCAGCCCGCCGCCGGGGCACACGGTGAGATGACGGGCCTCATGATTATAAAGGCCTACCATGCCCACAGGCATGACAACAGGAGAAGACAGATCCTGGTGCCCGACTCAGCCCACGGCACAAACCCCGCCTCTGCCGCCATGCTCGGTTACGAAGTGGTGGAGGTGAGG
This region includes:
- the thiD gene encoding bifunctional hydroxymethylpyrimidine kinase/phosphomethylpyrimidine kinase, whose protein sequence is MAYRGIALTIAGSDSGGGAGIQADLKTFAAFEVFGTTAITAITAQNSLGVHGIFDVPPEMVEAQIDAVLSDFTVGAAKTGMLSRSETVRAVCDVLRRHRFAALVVDPVMIAQSGDTLIDNPAVEALKEELFPLAYIVTPNVPEAERLTGLSVEDEEGMEIAAREIAQMGPRGVLVKGGHLPGKDVVDLFLWDGKVTRFTHSRIDTENTHGTGCTLSAAIAAGISAGVDVLAAVDAARRYVRKAMEEGFKGGKGYGCLCHIVKEW
- a CDS encoding amino acid ABC transporter ATP-binding protein, producing the protein MTKAIQARNLHKRFGDLHVLKGIDLEVEEGEVISVIGPSGSGKSTLARCLCKLEDIDDGEVCLYGNRIDDKKISNRELSGMVGMIFQQFNLFPHLTALQNVTLAPTKVKGLTREQSEEVGVRLLHRVGLGDKLNARPSQLSGGQQQRVAIARALAMEPKIMLFDEPTSALDPELVGEVLEVIAQLAHSGMTMIIITHEMLFAKDVSSRVIFMDEGVIVEEGPPHEIFVRPKQARTQLFLQRLLPHFGKTLVVE
- a CDS encoding HD-GYP domain-containing protein, with translation MPLVVPIESLQPGMMVAIDVLGDGGQLLLARGTRLSRQRIESLRRHGILSIKVLLPSDEEEADEALTPSNIALKVRRQIREIYDFARSKKALPEDVLYEVTEEIASVIESIFSASNLVFSDMKHLANHDEYTYEHSWMTTLISLALMRVAAENGFITYPDFQTRLDLGIGALLHDIGKVRILPEILNKPGPLSAEEWEIMKMHPQWGWEIMRKTPTIMPLARGIVLHHHQHWNGTGYGPASGVLLKGEEIPEVVRLVTVADTYDALISDRPYRPAFLPVEALEILKGEAGAKLDPNLAPLMSEIVVDYPTGCVVISRDGAIVNVSTPSHRGEPVRGLVIGSISERSWALVGKEAEIPRSSICCGGNSLDNLASRIKSHQKETLFIAQINPHKLSLKSLPSWQKVLERALRPIIQD
- the gcvH gene encoding glycine cleavage system protein GcvH produces the protein MAEFPSELKYAETHEWVRVEGKKAYVGISDYAQDALGDVVYVELPEVGKVVKAGDQLSSVESVKAASDIYAPVSGKIVEVNESLKSDPALLNSDPYGAWIAAIEMSDPSELDSLLDAAAYRRLCEES
- a CDS encoding M48 family metallopeptidase, with the protein product MWKIAFWVLFSAAASWEVILHALEWRHLKTLEGGPPQEMIHILPDNYNWHRGIKYAQDHLRLCLGETISAYVLMAVAIESGLYAALSSWAGMTFTSPFLAGLIFGVVASAAVWLVQLPWEWNEAFRVEESYGFNRASPALFWRDQLIKLSFLCAIGGGLLGSLTWLLEKPLWPLWGFLLLSGVELFFVAFLPLIVVPLFCKLGPLQDEALREQIEGLLQSVGFRPAKVLVADASKRSLHGNAFLAGLGRAKRVVLFDTLMRSFPHQEILAIIGHELGHWKRRHAANRLGLLLSFQACAFFFLWAAMTSPLFTASFGLEGFYHGSLGLAVAMLGFISTLSFQPLLSSRARKEEFEADVFGAEYAGREAMMEALRRLSSENLAWSPPHKLYAAWYHSHPSMLERLLLLSDWKRCSVAQ
- the gcvPA gene encoding aminomethyl-transferring glycine dehydrogenase subunit GcvPA, with the protein product MRRVVAMRYIPNTQEQRAQMLEALGLSSAEDLFSCIPEDVRFKGTLNLPGALSEMELVSHMQALADSDLNLDACACFLGAGAYDHYVPAAVDQILLRQEFYTSYTPYQPEISQGTLQALFEYQTMICDITGMDVSNASMYDGASALAEASIMACSITGRSRVLMARSIHPESRQAVRSYVTFRDMEVEEFGYVNGQANLEELEEKVSPDTAAVLVQNPNFFGVVEPLEAIAEIAHRHGALFVASVDPISLALLKSPGESGADIAVGSGQPLGNSISFGGPHFGFLAAKERFVRRMPGRIVGIAHDKNGKRGFALTLQAREQHIRREKATSNICTNHTLNAIAAAIYLSLMGRDGLVKVAELCQKKARYAYEALTGLGKFKPAFSTPFFREFVLLSTEPVGNLNRRLLGEKIIGGYPLWKDYPEMPDGWLLAVTEKRSCEEIDRLVRVAGGASS
- the thiM gene encoding hydroxyethylthiazole kinase, with amino-acid sequence MSWSVSDVAMAWSAIRPRNPLIYHITNAVAMNEQAHVMLAVGASPIMSWNPLEAGELTRACDGVLVNIGTPTRESAEAAFVAVEEARSAGKPLLFDPVGYGATTLRSELVERLIESGAPTIVKGNGSEISLLAGAGGAIRGVDAVETGDSAKAAAGVAKKFRCLAIATGKDDYVSDGKQVWVVHGGHVWLKSLTGSGCWAGSLVLAAAISCGDKFLGSVAALVAFGIAAEKAATVSSGPGTFRASLFDALSSLTPCDFEAAGVRWDKRQAF
- the ychF gene encoding redox-regulated ATPase YchF; the encoded protein is MLSCGIIGLPLCGKTTIFNVITKAGAEVKPYASGRVDPNRAIVPVPDKRLDRLAKAFDPRRVVPATVEFVDLAGIAKDAGKGAGLGVSFLSFVEKSDALIHVLRAFRDPNVPHPEGRIDPAEDWEIVEMELILRDLSACESRIKGLRGKKRLQPEDESELSLLGRCRAHLLEGRPLREESFAPEEEKRLKGFSFLTSKPELLALNLDEDQTRDDLIPGCERLYELTSQRGLELVKVYGRLEMEMAELSPEEESEFAKSAGIEELGRERLIRFAYRILKLISFFTVGKDEVRAWTIRDGSTAVEAAGAIHTDMAKGFIRAEVVHYEDFAAHDFSKQRCREKGLLRLEGRDYVVRDGDIVEIRFNV
- the gcvT gene encoding glycine cleavage system aminomethyltransferase GcvT, producing the protein MLKKTPLYEEHLKLKAKMVEFHGWLLPLQYSGILAEHNAVRNAAGLFDVSHMGEIIVKGEGSEASLQRILTNDISAMKPGRVLYSPMCYPDGGIVDDLLVYKLGEGRFLLVVNAANVERDYQWLLLHASGAEIEDVSDQYAQLALQGPNSLEILQRLTPQPLNEIGFYRFEPNVSIGGTSALLSRTGYTGEDGFEIYLDATEAPILWQRLLDAGSSLGLVPAGLGARDTLRFEACLPLYGNELSERVTPLEADLDRFVKFSKDFIGKEALWAQKEGGVKRRIVGLELLDPGVPRQGYEVRADGKAVGLVTSGNFAPYLKKYLALALLNSDFSREGQKLSVLIRDKEHRAIVVPTPFYRRSGKV